Part of the Gloeothece verrucosa PCC 7822 genome is shown below.
TTCCCGGAGATCTCATCAAACATAAAGTTTGTGGGTTTGGAACGGTAAAAATGGTTAAAAACGGACAATTTTTAGCACAATGGAACAATCCACAGATTAAGAAGAATGAGTGCCCAATATACACACTTTATATAGATAAGGTATGGCGAAAATTGCCAATTTCCCTTTAACTACAAGAGTTTACCTTATATATATGGAGTAGAATGGAATGACTAACCCCACTACTGAATTTGACACTCCTTGGAAAGATGTTTTAGAAACTTACTTTGAGGACTTTATCGCTTTCTTTTTTCCCCAAGCTCACTCACAAATAGATTGGAGTAAAGGGTTTGAGTTTCTTGATAAAGAACTCCAACAAGTTGTTAGAGATGCAGAACTTGGGTTACGTCTAGTCGACAAACTCGTCAAAATTTATCGTCTAGGGGGCGAACAAGCTTGGGTATTAGTCCACGTTGAAGTGCAAAGTCAGCAAGAAACTGAGTTTGCCGAGCGGATGTTTATTTATAACTACCGTATTTATGACCGTTACAGGCGTTCTGTCGCCAGTTTTGCCGTACTCGGAGATGAGAGTAACACATGGCGACCAAATCAATTTGGCTATAACCTATTTGGCTGTGATGTAAGTTTCAGTTTTCCTTTCGTTAAATTGCTAGACTATCATCGATCTTGGTCAGAGTTAGAATCAAATCGTAATCCCTTTGCTACCGTCGTCATGGCTCATTTAAAAGCCTTGGAGACGAAAAAAGATAGAAGAAAACGCCAAGAATGGAAGCTAATTTTAACCAGACGGTTATACGAAATTGGCTACAATAGGCAAGAGATCATCAACCTGTTTCAGTTTATTGATTGGATGATGACCTTACCATCTGAATTAGAACAAGAATTTCAACTTCAATTAAGTCAATACGAGGAGGAAAGAAAGATGCCTTACATTACCAGTGTTGAGCGAATGGGAATTAAAAAAGGGATTCTCCAAAAAGGACGAGAAGATGTTATCGAAGTTCTTCAAATTCGGTTTAGTAATGTTCCTTCCCCTTTAGTTGAGATGATTAATCAAATTGAAGATGCTTCTCGGCTAACAACTTTACATAGACAAGCTATTACGATTGGTTCACTTGCTGAATTTCAAAATTTCCTTGAGCAACTAGAAGCTTATAAAAATGATTAATAATCAATAATGTCTTCGGCTAAAAATTCTTGTTAATCAGTATAAAAGTTGGTAAAAGCGTCGAGCCAAAATTCTTAATGAACCCGATAATTAACTTCTGTATCAAAAAAAAGTTTCAAGGAAACCCTTGTACATCCGCTTTTAATACAATCGCTTCGTTTCTAATTCTGGGGGTCTCCCCCAGACCCCCATGCAGGATTTTCGGCTCGGTGGCTGATGAAAATTTTAAGCTTCGGCATAAATCGTCTACACGCTCACCGAGTCCGACCGCTACGCTAAATCCTGCTGTTTTTGGATAGGGGATAGTCAAGCTTTCTGTTGGACAATCCAGGAGTGTCGGTTTTTTGGTAACAAGGGAACGAAAACCGACGCGCTTAACTGAAAATGGCTCCTGTGTTGCTCATGCCTAAAAAATATTTAATTATCTATTAGTGATGACGATGATTGCCAATGAACCGGATGAGCGTAATCGAATTCTTCTCCGGTTGCTTTATGCAGGGGGTTTGAGGGAATGTATCAGCTAAAAAAAATCCTGACAAACCCTGACAAAGCTTGACATTTTCCGTAGATTAACCCCCTTGATGTAATGAATTTACATCACCTCGTAGGTTGCTCTAATAATTTAATATTTTTTTACTTTTAATAACGAAACTAACAATTATAATAAAAAAATACCATTAAAAAATTAAAATGTATTTAGGATTTAAGACCCAGTTAAAAGTAACGAATTCAGATACCAAGACCTTGCTTGCTAAACACGCAGGTGTAGCGCGTCATGCTTGGAACTGGGGTCTAGCTTTGACTAAGGAAATCCTAGATAATAACAAGAATAACCCAGAAGCTCATATTAAATTTCCTACGTCAATTGACCTTCATAAATGGTTAGTTGCTCTGGTTAAACCGGAGTATTCCTGGTACTATGAAGTATCAAAGTGCGCTCCTCAGTACGCTCTGAAATACCTTAGAGAAGCTTGGGGTAGATGTTTTACTTTGAAGGGAGGTTCACCGAAGTTTAAGAAGAAAAATAGAGACGATTCTTTTACTTTAGACGGAGCGATAACCGTTGACAATTTCCAAATAAAAGTTCCTAGAATAGGCTGGTTAAAAACTTATGAAAGGCTGCCCCAAGGTGTTAAACCTTCTTCAGTAACTATAAGTAGAAAGGCCGATAAGTGGTTTATTTCTTTTAAGGTGGAAATAGAACCGAAGCCAACCGAGAAAAACTTTGATGTACTTGGGGTTGACTTAGGTATCGCCAGCCTAGCCACTTGCTCCAACGGACAGGTTTTTTCAGGAGTAAAAGCCTATAAAAAATTGGAGAAAAAGCTAACCAAGTTACAATACCACAACCGTAACAAAACTCTCTTATCAGCTAACTGGTATAAATCTCAAAACCGTATAGCCCTTTTACACCTAAGAATAGCTAACACCAGAAAAGATTACATCCATAAAATGACAACCTCCATAGCTAAAAACCACAGCAAAGTTGTCATAGAAGATCTAAACGTAAAAGGGATGTTAAAATGCGGTAAACTAGCCAAGGCTATTAGTGATGGAGCTTTCGCTGAAATTAAAAGACAGCTAGTTTATAAATGTGAGCTTTACGGCTCAGAATTAATACTAGCTGATAGATGGTTTCCGTCGAGCAAAACTTGCTGTGTTTGTGGCAGTAAAAAAGAAAGTTTAAGCCTCTGTGAACGAGTATTTGATTGTCAAGAATGTCACAACAAAATAGACCGTGATTTAAACGCAGCCATTAATCTGAGGCAGTGCGGTCTTGGGGTCTCCCCAAGTAGAGCAACTGCCGTAGCCAAACTAGGGCAAGCTGTGCCCGAAGTAACGCCTGTGGACAAGAAGACTCCGAAGTCCTTGGTAGAAGCAGGAATTAGAACCTTGTCATAATTTGTCAGGATTCTAAAAAGCGGAGGAAAGACGCGGACGGTTTTATTACCCTCTGGGGTTTGGCAAGAACTTTGTCAGATTCGAGGAAAAAGTCGCGGCGCTGACCCTGTGTTTCCCTCTCGAATGGGGGGAGGGCATCTTGACCGTACTCAGGTTTATCGTATTGTTAAAGCGGCGGCTTCAAGGGCAGGAATAGAGGGAAATGTTAGCCCCCACTGGCTCAGACACGCCCATGCTTCCCATAGTTTAGACCGAGGTGCGCCCCTCCATTTGGTACAGGCGACGTTGGGACATTCTTCGGTGGCGACGACTGAGCGCTATTTACACGCTAGACCGAATGATAGTTCGGCGATGTATTTGCCTGATTCAAATAGTAAGTAGTTGCCCCTCTACATCAAGACAGTCAGAGATTATATCCGTCCACTGACTCCTGTTTCATTGAGGCGGAAGAAAAAGAATTTCCCCTGTGGATATTTTTCCCGTGCCTTTTGGTAAGCAACCAGTTCATCTTCATCAAGAAAATAATCTTCGCTATCGGGTTCTATTATTAGAAACCAGTTCGAGTGATTATCGATTAAGGAGTCCCGTAGTCGTTCAAAAACTTGATAAGAACGGCGATCTAAGTTTTTTATGTCGCTGATGTTATTTTTTTCCCCTGTGGGACTTGACAAACGACGTGGCTTTCTTATAGAGAAGATTTTGGTCATAAATTGCGATCTCACCCGACAGAAGATTCTTTGCTGCTTTCCTTAACATCTAAAACAGACAGCTTTTGTCTCACCCGTTTTAACTTTTGTTTAAGAAGTTCCTGCTCAAACTGGGCACTAATTTCTTCTAATTGTAAATTAACTTCATGTAGTTCTAAGCGGGTGCGACGAAGATTAGCTAATAAACGTTTTGAAGTATCAGGATCTGGAATACGAGGTAGTTTATTCATAATAGATTCCATTCGTTTTTTTTGTGGTTTTATTTATTTAAAGGTCTGGCTCTACTCCTAATGCTTTTAACTGTGCCGCTAGTTGTTCGGCTGTCTCTTCGGGAGTGAGGACAAGTTTACCTTCTGCTGTGAAATATCGAAGCTGTTGTTGGTAAATTCCTAAATACAACCCTAAGCTTTCACTCCACATTTGACCTGACTCATTATTGATAATTTCTTCATATTTTCCTTGACTCAGCCTAAACCCCGCTAACTCTAAAGTCTCTGGAGAAAACCCAAAGTATTCGGGTGTACGAAATCGATTTTGATATAAATCTTTTTTAACAGTTTTATCAATTTCTGCTGTAGACTCCGAGAGTAATTCGATGATTAAATCGGGATACTTACCTTCTTCCTCCCAAGTTACCCAGGATTTGCGCGGACGCTTTTGGGTTTGCTTAATTAAGAAAAAATCAGGTCCTCGAAAATCTTTATTTTTCAGTTGTT
Proteins encoded:
- a CDS encoding Uma2 family endonuclease, which produces MSITAQQLAELMPDATQVESDEPEMESSLHYVQLALLVSCLEWLWRDKNDFFIGANLTIYFNRQQLKNKDFRGPDFFLIKQTQKRPRKSWVTWEEEGKYPDLIIELLSESTAEIDKTVKKDLYQNRFRTPEYFGFSPETLELAGFRLSQGKYEEIINNESGQMWSESLGLYLGIYQQQLRYFTAEGKLVLTPEETAEQLAAQLKALGVEPDL
- a CDS encoding RNA-guided endonuclease InsQ/TnpB family protein codes for the protein MYLGFKTQLKVTNSDTKTLLAKHAGVARHAWNWGLALTKEILDNNKNNPEAHIKFPTSIDLHKWLVALVKPEYSWYYEVSKCAPQYALKYLREAWGRCFTLKGGSPKFKKKNRDDSFTLDGAITVDNFQIKVPRIGWLKTYERLPQGVKPSSVTISRKADKWFISFKVEIEPKPTEKNFDVLGVDLGIASLATCSNGQVFSGVKAYKKLEKKLTKLQYHNRNKTLLSANWYKSQNRIALLHLRIANTRKDYIHKMTTSIAKNHSKVVIEDLNVKGMLKCGKLAKAISDGAFAEIKRQLVYKCELYGSELILADRWFPSSKTCCVCGSKKESLSLCERVFDCQECHNKIDRDLNAAINLRQCGLGVSPSRATAVAKLGQAVPEVTPVDKKTPKSLVEAGIRTLS